The following proteins are co-located in the Flectobacillus major DSM 103 genome:
- a CDS encoding GLPGLI family protein — MKKLLIILYLCCTQLAFGQEVKDEGIVTYTRQTFWAKIASGMKYLSAEEKDRIKLTWGTSDDGWKQKMMLYFKPTESLFTYGEDNEEDGGYSWRKEEYLIHRNFETERKLEVIEMLGKTYIVNDSLHVPNWKIMNQIKDINGYICMKAITEDTVKHQKIVAWFAQDIPIQAGPERYFGLPGLIMELDINDGNVILLADKIEFKKLTKETTLKKPKGKVITDREYDKILSDYIKETIKAYRNPFWGIRY; from the coding sequence ATGAAGAAATTACTAATTATATTATACTTGTGCTGTACACAGCTTGCTTTTGGTCAAGAAGTAAAAGACGAAGGCATTGTTACCTATACTCGACAAACCTTTTGGGCTAAAATAGCCTCAGGAATGAAATACCTCAGTGCCGAAGAAAAAGATCGTATCAAACTAACATGGGGTACCAGTGACGACGGTTGGAAACAAAAAATGATGCTTTATTTTAAACCAACAGAAAGCCTCTTTACGTATGGCGAAGACAACGAAGAAGATGGCGGTTATTCTTGGCGAAAAGAAGAATACCTTATTCATCGTAACTTTGAAACTGAAAGAAAGTTAGAGGTTATCGAAATGTTGGGTAAAACGTACATTGTCAACGACTCGCTACACGTACCTAACTGGAAAATCATGAACCAAATAAAGGATATCAATGGCTATATTTGTATGAAAGCCATTACCGAAGATACTGTCAAACATCAAAAAATTGTAGCTTGGTTTGCCCAAGATATACCTATACAAGCTGGCCCAGAACGCTATTTTGGACTACCAGGCCTTATCATGGAATTGGATATTAATGATGGTAATGTGATTTTGTTAGCAGACAAAATAGAATTTAAAAAACTTACAAAGGAAACTACTCTGAAAAAGCCCAAAGGTAAGGTTATTACCGACCGAGAATACGATAAAATCTTGTCGGATTATATCAAAGAAACCATCAAAGCTTATCGAAATCCATTCTGGGGTATTCGTTATTAG
- a CDS encoding lycopene cyclase family protein has protein sequence MKHSTVDEASQTYDFIIVGGGLAGLSTAYYLNQSKFKTAKILIIDQDTKQTNDKTWSFWENGQGDFDHLVHQQWKGIWFHGSNQFSAFLPIDSYRYKMIRSVDFYDYMHQQLSVNPNIVFLHTVVEQVTGKEPIGGIVKTQQGTFIAQKMVFDSTFRLPYTNWHYSQMLQHFKGWVIETNEEVFDIEKPTMFDFRIDQHNECRFVYVLPQSTRKALVEFTIFSDNLLEDTIYEQHLKAYIQEFLKIEKYQIHEVENGIIPMSDEPHVQIPFPYVIRIGTSGGYVKASTGYSFSRTQRKLKQLVAELEQVNGDFDTFDYQKESWFFPEYAATWKDYLDSVLLDVMLKKRHSAKDIFTRLFSKNKPSQILKFLDEDTRLEDDIAIMRTVPIIPFIISAVAVFFRKLWYYLR, from the coding sequence ATGAAACACTCAACCGTTGATGAAGCGTCCCAAACCTATGATTTTATCATTGTAGGAGGTGGGTTGGCAGGTTTGTCGACAGCCTATTATTTGAATCAAAGTAAATTTAAAACAGCCAAAATCTTAATAATTGACCAAGATACCAAACAAACCAACGACAAAACGTGGAGTTTCTGGGAAAATGGACAAGGCGATTTCGACCATCTTGTTCATCAGCAATGGAAAGGTATTTGGTTTCATGGAAGCAATCAGTTCTCAGCTTTTTTACCAATTGATTCCTATCGTTATAAAATGATTCGTAGCGTTGACTTCTACGACTATATGCACCAACAACTATCCGTCAATCCTAATATTGTATTCTTACATACTGTGGTTGAGCAAGTTACGGGCAAAGAGCCTATTGGAGGTATCGTAAAAACACAGCAAGGTACATTTATAGCTCAAAAAATGGTATTTGATAGTACATTCCGCTTGCCTTATACCAATTGGCATTACAGCCAGATGTTACAGCACTTTAAGGGCTGGGTTATAGAAACTAACGAAGAGGTATTTGATATAGAAAAACCTACTATGTTTGATTTTAGAATAGACCAGCACAACGAATGTCGTTTTGTATATGTTTTACCTCAATCTACCCGAAAAGCATTAGTAGAGTTTACGATTTTCTCAGATAATTTACTGGAAGATACTATTTATGAGCAACATTTGAAGGCCTATATTCAGGAGTTTTTAAAGATTGAAAAATATCAAATTCATGAGGTTGAAAATGGTATTATTCCGATGTCGGACGAACCTCACGTACAAATCCCATTTCCGTATGTAATACGCATAGGTACATCGGGGGGCTATGTCAAAGCCTCGACAGGTTATAGTTTCAGCCGAACCCAACGCAAGCTAAAACAGTTAGTTGCCGAATTAGAACAAGTAAATGGCGATTTTGATACTTTTGACTATCAAAAAGAAAGTTGGTTTTTTCCTGAATATGCAGCCACATGGAAAGACTACCTAGACAGTGTATTGCTAGACGTAATGCTCAAAAAACGCCATAGTGCCAAAGATATATTTACCCGATTATTTAGTAAAAACAAACCATCACAAATATTAAAATTCTTAGATGAAGACACCCGCCTAGAAGATGACATCGCTATAATGAGAACCGTTCCAATAATTCCTTTTATTATTTCGGCTGTAGCAGTTTTTTTTAGGAAATTATGGTATTATTTAAGATAA
- the metK gene encoding methionine adenosyltransferase gives MAYLFTSESVSEGHPDKVADQISDALIDNFMAFDPSSKVACETLVTTGQVVLAGEVKTNTYLDVQSIAREVIRKIGYTKSEYMFEANSCGILSAIHDQSADINQGVERTNPEDQGAGDQGMMFGYATKETENYMPLALDLAHKILQELSYIRNNEPELIGYLRPDAKSQVTIEYSDNNVPQRIDTIVVSTQHDDFAEDEVMLAKIKSDLVNIVIPRVKAKLSEELQALFSDAITYHINPTGKFVIGGPHGDTGLTGRKIIVDTYGGKGAHGGGAFSGKDPSKVDRSAAYATRHVAKNLVAAGLCDEVLVQVSYAIGVAKPCGVYVNTYGTAKVDLTDGEIARKVEEIFDMRPYFIEQRLKLRNPIYSETAAYGHMGRKNEVVTKTFKSPDGSVIEKEVELFTWEKLDYVDAVKAKFDLA, from the coding sequence ATGGCATATCTTTTCACCTCTGAGTCAGTTTCTGAAGGACACCCAGATAAAGTTGCTGACCAAATATCAGACGCCCTTATTGACAATTTTATGGCGTTTGACCCTTCTTCTAAAGTAGCTTGCGAAACATTAGTTACAACAGGTCAGGTTGTTTTGGCAGGTGAAGTAAAAACAAATACTTACTTAGATGTACAAAGTATTGCACGTGAGGTTATCCGTAAAATAGGGTACACTAAGTCAGAATATATGTTTGAAGCAAATTCTTGTGGAATTCTTTCGGCTATTCACGACCAATCTGCAGATATTAACCAAGGCGTTGAACGTACCAATCCTGAAGATCAAGGTGCTGGTGACCAAGGCATGATGTTTGGTTATGCAACCAAAGAAACCGAAAACTATATGCCATTGGCATTGGATTTGGCTCACAAAATCTTGCAAGAGCTTTCTTATATTCGCAACAACGAGCCAGAATTGATTGGTTATTTGCGTCCAGATGCAAAGTCTCAGGTTACTATTGAATATTCTGACAACAATGTTCCTCAAAGAATCGACACCATTGTTGTTTCTACTCAGCACGATGACTTTGCTGAAGATGAAGTGATGTTGGCTAAAATCAAGAGCGATTTAGTAAACATTGTGATTCCAAGAGTAAAAGCTAAATTAAGCGAAGAATTGCAAGCTTTGTTTAGCGATGCTATTACGTACCATATCAACCCAACTGGTAAATTTGTAATTGGTGGTCCACACGGAGATACAGGTTTGACTGGCCGTAAAATTATCGTAGATACTTACGGTGGCAAGGGCGCTCATGGTGGTGGTGCATTCTCTGGAAAAGACCCTTCTAAAGTAGACCGTTCGGCGGCTTATGCTACTCGTCACGTTGCCAAAAACTTGGTAGCTGCTGGCTTATGCGATGAGGTTTTGGTTCAAGTTTCTTATGCTATTGGTGTTGCTAAGCCTTGTGGCGTATATGTCAATACTTATGGTACTGCTAAAGTTGATTTAACCGACGGCGAAATTGCTCGTAAAGTAGAAGAAATTTTTGATATGCGTCCGTATTTCATTGAGCAAAGATTGAAATTAAGAAATCCAATTTACTCAGAAACAGCCGCTTATGGCCACATGGGACGTAAAAACGAGGTAGTTACAAAAACATTCAAATCGCCAGATGGCAGCGTAATCGAGAAAGAAGTAGAATTATTTACTTGGGAAAAACTAGATTATGTAGATGCAGTAAAGGCTAAATTTGATTTGGCATAA
- the hpf gene encoding ribosome hibernation-promoting factor, HPF/YfiA family has translation MKLQVHSIHFDADRKLLEFIQSKLNKLDTFYDRITGGEVFLKLDKGESTKVKGKTLEVKISLPGATLFVREMATTFEEAMDIAIEALKIQLKRFKEKIKEKSVGSRQVILDLSMTTES, from the coding sequence ATGAAATTACAGGTGCATTCAATTCACTTCGACGCAGACAGAAAGCTGCTGGAGTTTATCCAATCAAAATTAAATAAATTGGATACGTTTTACGACCGAATCACAGGAGGGGAAGTTTTCCTTAAACTCGACAAAGGGGAAAGCACGAAGGTAAAAGGCAAAACGTTAGAAGTGAAAATTAGCTTACCCGGAGCTACATTATTTGTAAGGGAGATGGCAACAACTTTTGAAGAGGCTATGGATATCGCCATCGAAGCTCTAAAAATTCAACTCAAACGATTTAAAGAAAAAATAAAAGAAAAATCCGTAGGAAGTCGCCAAGTAATTTTGGACTTATCTATGACTACAGAGAGTTAG